A part of bacterium genomic DNA contains:
- a CDS encoding S8 family serine peptidase, producing MFNRTIVRWTLALGALAALWPAASACAGQIDPGLQARMNAAGADELIQVVIRPVGTLSGAALKKQVASQYATLAEQHAAAVNALRATADAVQPAILRAMNAPEFDGRVYDAQGFWIDNVITARMTASAIAELAQRPDIEEVVEMPLVRLVTPVPADATDVTDNQSVTHGLRAIKADSVWAMGYTGSGRLIASMDTGVDGDHFVLASKWRGNNGYSVRESWFDPVYNDPKPRVYSGSGLTHGTLVMGLLVGVISQINDTIGVCPDCQWISAAAIDIPCPTNINIGCGNLFEAMQWLADPDGNPLTTDDVPDAVANPWGAFTKDPGDGCVPTGIGCSNIFWNAIDNIEAAGPVMVFAAGNEGSCGASTIRNPGNRNTSSTNSFSVGMVDSRTDIINPPVDPLSSKGPSDCDNSTIKPELVAPGVSLRSTTPGGNFSNTAAYGTSFSTPLVAGAVALLREYNPNATAEQIKQALLAGAKDLGPAGPDNSYGNGLLDIAAALRALPANAQPNISVQKDYYIRPAAGQSAQVVLRLKNAGAAATGVNVTITSNDSRLTIQDRAAAFANMPNAGDTAANHDDPFDVTVSLADVVSGERLPITVNITAAGGYARTYQAAIQTGPVRALDLYTHDAGNVQMTISSFGGFGLQADNLNPRKGETDYGVGFLYGGDATQSLFEGGFLVATGPTKVSDAVRNSSGSPDIDFMVDPGGRVAVSEPGETYAEETRAGFSDAYAENPIGVFVEQRTWASDNPDEDDYIVCEYTIWNRSGQTLNNLRAGLYFDWDFPFSGQTVATRDGGGFNAQLGLGWMRHRDENRFRGLCVISPTGTSSYHYFDNLTEIFDFDGLSENDKWLAMSGGFGQTVPPAEGDGSHLIAAGPFTIPADSAVRVAFAVIGATSEQALLASAQAAKDGYSAGTVSVSPVVLQFSAPVGGPDPNPQTVTITNNTDQSVTFGVLEVPAFAIVDPSVGEIAAGEDVQLTVRPSVGDRTAGVYRDTLAITTSDPLLPLVRIQVTLSVGSGGVSVNPNPFSPAANGSVTLTLAKPATGKTTAAIYDLGGRLVHDFGAVSAGNTVLIWDGKSEDGDEVADGVYFCYVEAGGEGGFKQTLKIAVKKKID from the coding sequence AAAAAGCAGGTCGCCTCGCAGTATGCCACGTTGGCCGAACAACACGCCGCCGCGGTCAACGCCCTGCGCGCCACCGCCGACGCGGTCCAGCCGGCGATCCTGCGCGCGATGAACGCGCCCGAGTTCGACGGACGCGTCTACGACGCGCAGGGATTCTGGATTGACAACGTCATTACCGCCCGCATGACCGCTTCGGCAATCGCCGAACTGGCGCAACGACCCGACATCGAGGAAGTGGTGGAAATGCCGCTTGTTCGGCTCGTCACTCCCGTGCCGGCCGACGCCACCGATGTCACCGACAATCAATCGGTCACCCATGGGTTGCGGGCGATCAAGGCCGACTCGGTCTGGGCCATGGGTTACACCGGGTCGGGGCGGCTGATCGCGTCGATGGACACCGGCGTCGACGGCGACCACTTTGTGCTCGCGTCCAAATGGCGCGGCAACAACGGCTACAGTGTGCGTGAAAGCTGGTTCGATCCGGTCTACAACGACCCGAAGCCGCGTGTCTATTCCGGTTCCGGCCTCACGCATGGGACGCTGGTAATGGGGTTGCTGGTGGGCGTCATCTCGCAGATCAACGACACGATCGGCGTTTGCCCCGATTGTCAGTGGATTTCCGCGGCGGCCATCGACATCCCCTGCCCGACCAACATCAACATCGGCTGCGGCAACCTCTTCGAGGCGATGCAATGGCTGGCCGACCCCGACGGCAATCCCCTGACCACCGATGATGTTCCCGATGCCGTGGCCAATCCCTGGGGCGCCTTCACCAAGGACCCCGGCGATGGCTGCGTGCCCACCGGCATCGGGTGCTCCAACATCTTCTGGAACGCCATCGACAACATCGAGGCGGCGGGCCCGGTCATGGTCTTCGCCGCCGGCAACGAGGGATCGTGCGGCGCCTCGACCATCCGCAATCCCGGAAACCGCAACACCTCATCGACAAACTCGTTCTCCGTCGGCATGGTGGACTCGCGCACCGACATCATCAACCCGCCCGTCGACCCGCTCTCCTCGAAGGGGCCGTCCGATTGCGACAACTCGACGATCAAGCCGGAGCTGGTTGCCCCGGGCGTCTCGCTGCGCAGCACCACACCCGGCGGCAATTTCTCCAACACCGCCGCTTATGGAACTTCATTCTCCACGCCGCTGGTCGCCGGCGCGGTCGCGCTGTTGCGTGAATACAATCCCAATGCCACCGCCGAGCAGATCAAGCAGGCGCTGTTGGCCGGCGCCAAGGATCTCGGACCGGCCGGTCCGGACAATTCCTACGGCAACGGGCTGCTGGACATCGCCGCCGCGTTGCGCGCCTTGCCGGCCAACGCGCAACCGAACATCTCGGTGCAGAAGGACTACTACATTCGTCCCGCCGCCGGACAGAGCGCGCAGGTCGTCCTGCGGCTGAAGAATGCCGGCGCCGCCGCCACCGGCGTCAATGTGACGATCACCAGCAACGATTCGCGCCTGACCATCCAGGATCGCGCCGCCGCCTTCGCCAACATGCCGAATGCCGGCGACACCGCCGCCAACCACGACGATCCGTTCGATGTGACCGTGTCGCTGGCCGATGTCGTCTCGGGCGAACGTCTGCCCATCACCGTCAACATCACCGCCGCCGGCGGTTATGCGCGGACCTATCAGGCCGCCATCCAGACCGGACCGGTGCGGGCGCTGGATCTCTACACGCACGACGCCGGCAACGTGCAGATGACCATCTCCTCGTTCGGCGGCTTCGGTCTGCAGGCCGACAATCTCAATCCGCGGAAGGGCGAAACCGACTACGGCGTTGGATTCCTCTACGGCGGCGATGCGACCCAGTCGTTGTTTGAGGGCGGATTCCTCGTTGCCACCGGCCCCACCAAAGTCTCCGACGCGGTCCGCAACTCCTCCGGCTCACCGGACATCGACTTCATGGTCGATCCGGGCGGACGCGTAGCGGTCAGCGAGCCCGGCGAAACATATGCGGAGGAAACCCGTGCCGGGTTCTCCGATGCCTACGCCGAAAACCCGATCGGCGTGTTCGTCGAGCAGCGCACCTGGGCATCCGACAATCCGGATGAAGACGACTACATCGTGTGCGAGTACACGATCTGGAACCGGTCCGGGCAGACGCTCAACAACCTCCGCGCCGGCCTGTATTTTGACTGGGATTTCCCCTTCAGCGGACAGACGGTGGCCACCCGCGACGGCGGCGGCTTCAACGCGCAACTGGGACTGGGATGGATGCGCCACCGCGATGAAAACCGTTTCCGCGGCCTGTGTGTCATCAGTCCGACCGGGACATCCTCATACCACTACTTCGACAACCTGACCGAGATATTCGACTTCGACGGCCTCTCGGAGAACGACAAATGGCTGGCCATGTCGGGTGGATTTGGCCAGACAGTGCCGCCGGCTGAGGGCGATGGCTCGCATCTGATCGCCGCCGGTCCGTTCACCATTCCCGCCGATTCCGCGGTGCGTGTGGCCTTTGCCGTCATCGGCGCCACCAGCGAGCAGGCGCTTCTGGCCTCCGCTCAGGCGGCCAAGGATGGCTACAGCGCCGGCACCGTCTCGGTCTCGCCGGTCGTTCTGCAATTCAGCGCGCCGGTCGGCGGGCCCGACCCCAATCCCCAGACGGTGACGATCACCAACAACACCGACCAGTCCGTGACCTTCGGAGTTTTGGAAGTGCCCGCTTTTGCCATCGTCGATCCCAGCGTCGGCGAAATCGCCGCCGGCGAGGATGTCCAGTTGACCGTGCGTCCCAGCGTCGGCGACCGTACCGCCGGCGTCTATCGCGACACACTGGCCATCACCACCTCCGATCCACTGCTGCCCCTCGTGCGCATCCAGGTTACCCTCAGCGTCGGCAGCGGCGGTGTCAGCGTCAACCCGAATCCCTTCAGCCCGGCGGCCAACGGCTCGGTCACGCTGACCCTGGCCAAACCGGCCACCGGCAAGACCACCGCGGCCATCTATGATCTGGGCGGGCGCCTCGTTCACGACTTCGGTGCCGTCAGCGCCGGTAACACCGTGCTCATCTGGGACGGCAAATCGGAGGACGGTGATGAAGTCGCCGATGGCGTCTACTTCTGCTACGTCGAGGCGGGGGGCGAAGGCGGGTTCAAGCAAACCCTCAAGATCGCGGTGAAAAAGAAGATCGATTAG
- a CDS encoding S9 family peptidase yields MRQFCLGRRWTGVWAVALTLGVTANAMAALPPLIPKDLLFGNPERAQARISPDATRMSYLAPHNGVLNVWVKTIGQNDDRVVTADSLRGIRMHMWAEDNQHIMFLQDSGGDENWHIYSVDLASGAIKDLTPYPGVQAQPAATDPKFPNEILVQMNKRDPRLMDLYRVNIATGDAVLIGENPGNIVGWLPDNEFKARAAQAARPDGGFDLLVRDSDTEPFRTLITWGPEEDGQPYGFTPDNKALYVGDSRESNVTRLKIVDIATGAEQVIAEDPRVDLGGIIAHPTKYHVQAVSFNYDRSRWQVIDKEIEADIQALEALGDGEFSLVARDRADNTWLIAYESDIAPTKYYTYKRDTRKAEFMFSIQPALENYQFAPMKFVEIKTSDGLTLPCYLTLPAGVEPKNLPLVLNVHGGPWARDEWGFNPEVQWMANRGWAVLQVNFRGSTGFGKAFVNAGNNEWGGKMQNDLTEAVQWAVKQGYADPAKVAIYGGSYGGYATLAGAAFTPDLYACGVDIVGPSNIMTLIASIPPYWEPLVKLFHYRVGDPAVDSARLAAQSPLFSADKIRIPLLIGQGANDPRVKQAESEQIVAALKANEQYVEYVVYPDEGHGFARPENRLDFYGKSEKFLNKYLGGRVE; encoded by the coding sequence ATGAGACAATTCTGCCTCGGCCGGCGTTGGACGGGCGTGTGGGCCGTGGCCCTCACATTGGGAGTGACCGCTAACGCCATGGCCGCGCTTCCACCGCTCATCCCGAAGGATCTGCTGTTCGGCAACCCCGAACGGGCGCAGGCGCGCATCTCCCCGGATGCCACCCGTATGTCGTACCTGGCGCCGCACAACGGCGTCCTCAATGTCTGGGTCAAGACAATCGGCCAAAACGACGACCGGGTCGTGACCGCCGACTCCCTGCGCGGCATCCGCATGCACATGTGGGCCGAGGACAATCAGCACATCATGTTCCTGCAGGACAGCGGCGGCGACGAAAACTGGCACATCTACTCGGTCGATCTGGCCTCCGGCGCCATCAAGGACCTCACGCCCTATCCGGGCGTCCAGGCCCAGCCGGCCGCCACCGACCCGAAGTTCCCCAATGAGATTCTCGTGCAGATGAACAAGCGCGACCCGCGTCTGATGGATCTCTACCGCGTCAACATCGCCACCGGCGACGCGGTCTTAATCGGCGAGAACCCCGGCAACATCGTCGGCTGGCTCCCCGACAACGAATTCAAGGCGCGCGCGGCCCAGGCGGCGCGGCCCGACGGCGGCTTCGACCTGCTGGTCCGCGACAGCGACACCGAGCCCTTCCGCACCCTGATCACCTGGGGCCCCGAGGAAGATGGCCAGCCGTATGGCTTCACCCCCGACAACAAGGCGCTCTATGTCGGCGACTCGCGTGAGTCGAACGTGACCCGGCTGAAGATCGTCGACATCGCCACCGGTGCCGAACAGGTGATCGCCGAGGACCCGCGCGTCGATCTGGGCGGCATCATCGCCCACCCGACCAAGTACCATGTGCAGGCGGTCTCCTTCAACTACGACCGCAGCCGCTGGCAGGTGATCGACAAGGAGATCGAAGCCGACATCCAGGCGCTGGAAGCGCTCGGCGACGGCGAATTCTCGCTGGTCGCCCGCGACCGCGCCGACAACACCTGGCTCATCGCCTACGAGTCCGACATCGCGCCGACCAAGTACTACACCTACAAGCGCGACACCCGCAAGGCCGAGTTCATGTTCTCGATTCAGCCGGCATTGGAGAACTACCAGTTTGCGCCGATGAAGTTCGTCGAAATCAAGACCTCCGACGGCCTCACGCTTCCTTGCTATCTCACGCTCCCGGCCGGCGTCGAGCCGAAGAACCTGCCGCTGGTGCTGAATGTGCACGGCGGGCCGTGGGCGCGCGACGAGTGGGGCTTCAATCCCGAAGTGCAGTGGATGGCCAACCGCGGCTGGGCGGTCCTGCAGGTCAACTTCCGCGGCTCGACCGGCTTCGGCAAGGCCTTCGTCAACGCCGGCAACAACGAGTGGGGCGGCAAAATGCAGAATGACCTCACCGAGGCGGTGCAGTGGGCGGTGAAGCAGGGGTATGCCGATCCGGCCAAGGTGGCCATCTATGGCGGCTCGTATGGCGGCTACGCCACCCTCGCCGGCGCGGCCTTCACGCCCGACCTCTATGCCTGCGGCGTCGATATCGTTGGACCGTCAAACATCATGACCTTGATCGCCTCGATCCCGCCCTACTGGGAGCCGTTGGTGAAGTTATTCCACTACCGCGTGGGCGATCCGGCGGTTGATTCGGCGCGTCTGGCGGCGCAGTCGCCGCTGTTTTCCGCCGACAAAATCCGCATCCCGTTGCTGATCGGCCAGGGCGCCAATGATCCGCGGGTCAAGCAGGCCGAGTCGGAGCAGATCGTGGCGGCGCTCAAGGCCAACGAGCAGTATGTCGAGTATGTCGTCTATCCCGACGAGGGCCACGGGTTCGCCCGTCCGGAGAACCGGCTGGACTTCTACGGCAAGTCCGAGAAGTTCCTGAACAAGTACCTCGGCGGCCGCGTCGAATAG
- a CDS encoding YggS family pyridoxal phosphate-dependent enzyme: MTSASAIADNARRFRDDFESECARLGLNPNDITIVAVSKTFTAEAIAAAFAAGFTNFGENKVQEAKEKIPAIALAPKPTWHMIGHLQSNKAKDAVALFDLIQSVDSWHLADELNRRAAAFGKRQDVLIQVNTSGEEQKSGCDPWDVDELVGDVAALESLRLLGVMTIGPLTDDEEEIAAAFRDLRGIFDRLRAADLRGGQMRYCSMGMTDDWTIALAEGSNMLRIGRAIFGERA; the protein is encoded by the coding sequence GTGACCTCCGCGTCTGCCATCGCCGACAACGCCCGCCGCTTTCGCGACGACTTCGAGAGCGAATGCGCCCGTCTGGGACTCAACCCCAACGACATCACCATCGTCGCCGTCTCCAAGACATTCACGGCCGAGGCGATTGCCGCCGCCTTCGCCGCGGGCTTCACGAACTTCGGCGAAAACAAGGTGCAGGAAGCCAAAGAAAAGATTCCGGCCATCGCCCTCGCGCCAAAACCGACCTGGCACATGATTGGCCATCTGCAATCCAACAAGGCCAAGGACGCCGTCGCGCTCTTCGATCTCATCCAATCGGTCGATAGCTGGCATCTGGCCGATGAACTTAACCGCCGCGCCGCCGCCTTCGGCAAGCGGCAGGATGTCCTGATCCAGGTCAACACGTCCGGCGAAGAGCAGAAATCGGGATGCGATCCGTGGGATGTCGATGAATTGGTCGGCGATGTGGCCGCGCTCGAAAGTCTCCGCCTGCTGGGCGTGATGACCATCGGACCGCTCACCGATGACGAAGAGGAAATCGCGGCGGCTTTCCGCGATCTGCGCGGCATCTTCGATCGTCTGCGCGCGGCCGATCTGCGCGGCGGGCAAATGCGCTACTGCTCAATGGGGATGACCGACGACTGGACAATCGCGCTGGCCGAAGGGTCGAATATGCTGCGGATCGGCCGCGCGATTTTTGGGGAGCGCGCGTAG
- a CDS encoding purine-nucleoside phosphorylase, which yields MTDYRTQINEATAAIRQFTKATPSVGIILGTGLGQLGKGIHVETEVDYKRITHFPHSTVESHAGQLLFGQLGGKSVVAMQGRFHYYEGYTFQQITLPVRVMKLLGVKVLIVSNACGGMNPLFTAGDIMAITDHINMLGGNPLIGPNLDDFGARFPDMYQCYDPELIALAEECALDLKIPLKKGVYVGVAGPNLETAAEYRMLRIMGADVVGMSTVPEVIAARQQGTRVSGFSIITDMGLPDNLHPMNHEIIVGVAGRAEPKLSALIGELVKRMKV from the coding sequence ATGACCGACTACCGCACGCAGATCAACGAAGCCACCGCCGCCATCCGCCAGTTCACCAAGGCGACGCCGTCGGTGGGCATCATCCTTGGCACCGGGTTGGGCCAGCTGGGCAAGGGCATCCACGTCGAAACCGAGGTCGACTACAAGAGGATCACCCACTTCCCGCATTCAACCGTCGAGTCGCACGCCGGCCAGCTGCTGTTCGGGCAGCTGGGTGGCAAGTCGGTGGTCGCGATGCAGGGACGCTTCCACTACTACGAGGGCTACACCTTTCAGCAGATCACGCTGCCGGTGCGGGTGATGAAGCTGCTGGGCGTGAAGGTGCTGATCGTTTCCAACGCCTGCGGCGGGATGAACCCCCTGTTCACCGCCGGCGACATCATGGCGATCACCGACCACATCAACATGCTCGGCGGCAATCCGCTCATCGGCCCCAACCTCGATGATTTCGGCGCGCGGTTCCCCGACATGTATCAATGCTACGATCCCGAACTGATCGCGCTGGCCGAGGAATGCGCGCTGGACCTGAAAATCCCGCTGAAGAAGGGCGTCTACGTCGGCGTCGCCGGCCCAAACCTCGAGACCGCCGCCGAGTACCGCATGCTGCGCATCATGGGCGCCGACGTGGTCGGCATGTCCACGGTGCCGGAGGTGATCGCGGCGCGCCAGCAGGGAACCCGTGTCTCCGGCTTCTCCATCATTACCGACATGGGCCTGCCCGACAACCTGCACCCGATGAACCATGAGATCATCGTCGGCGTCGCCGGCCGCGCCGAACCGAAGCTGTCGGCGTTGATCGGGGAGCTGGTCAAGCGAATGAAGGTTTGA
- a CDS encoding SPFH domain-containing protein — MYRENHRKVMSGWLPLVVGLAVMAYCIYLIITGPVSLKITGAVVALLDFIFLTGLFMVNPNEGRVMQLFGKYVGTAKEEGLRWANPFYTKRRISLRVRNFETARMKVNDTDGNPVEIAAIVVWKVVDTAEASFHVDNYERFVEVQSESAVRNMATNYPYDSHEDGVVSLRGNTAQISEHLKKEIQDRLAQAGVEVIEARISHLAYAPEIAEVMLRRQQAGAIVAARQKIVEGAVGMVEMALKRLSEHAIVNLDEERKAQMVSNMLVVLCGDRGAQPVVNAGSIYQ, encoded by the coding sequence ATGTATCGCGAGAATCATCGCAAGGTCATGTCGGGTTGGCTGCCCCTGGTGGTCGGGCTGGCCGTCATGGCTTACTGCATCTATCTGATCATTACCGGTCCGGTGTCGCTGAAGATCACCGGGGCGGTGGTCGCCCTGTTGGACTTCATCTTCCTGACCGGTCTGTTCATGGTCAATCCCAATGAGGGCCGGGTAATGCAGTTGTTCGGCAAGTATGTCGGCACCGCCAAAGAGGAGGGGCTGCGCTGGGCGAATCCGTTCTACACCAAAAGGCGGATCAGTCTGCGCGTGCGCAACTTCGAGACCGCGCGGATGAAGGTCAACGACACCGACGGCAATCCGGTTGAGATCGCCGCGATTGTGGTCTGGAAGGTGGTCGACACCGCCGAGGCGAGTTTCCATGTCGACAACTACGAGCGCTTTGTCGAGGTGCAAAGCGAGTCGGCGGTGCGTAACATGGCGACCAATTACCCCTACGACTCGCACGAGGACGGGGTGGTCTCGCTGCGCGGCAACACCGCGCAGATCTCCGAGCATCTGAAAAAGGAGATCCAGGACCGACTGGCGCAGGCGGGGGTCGAAGTGATCGAGGCGCGCATCAGCCACCTGGCCTATGCCCCCGAGATTGCCGAAGTGATGCTGCGCCGTCAGCAGGCGGGCGCGATCGTCGCGGCGCGCCAGAAGATCGTCGAAGGCGCGGTCGGCATGGTCGAGATGGCGCTCAAGCGTCTGTCGGAGCATGCGATCGTCAATCTCGACGAGGAACGCAAGGCGCAGATGGTCTCGAACATGCTGGTGGTGCTCTGCGGCGACCGCGGCGCGCAGCCGGTGGTCAACGCCGGGTCGATTTATCAATAG
- a CDS encoding 2-oxoacid:acceptor oxidoreductase family protein: MNRAEIKIAGFGGQGVILAGIILGKAASIYDRFHATLIQSFGPEARGSACAAQVMIDVDEIAYPYIKHPTILVAFNQDAYNLFAHQLAPNSILIYEQDIVRLGHLHPPTAKTYGIPATRIAEEIGRKLVQNIVMVGAFAGIVDLMSFDAVEKAVRDSIPRGTEELNMKALQRGYTFARELVDAVPVR; encoded by the coding sequence ATGAACCGGGCGGAAATCAAGATTGCGGGCTTCGGCGGGCAGGGCGTGATTCTCGCCGGCATCATCCTCGGCAAGGCGGCATCGATCTACGACCGCTTCCATGCCACGCTGATCCAGTCGTTCGGGCCCGAGGCGCGCGGCTCGGCCTGCGCCGCGCAGGTGATGATCGACGTCGATGAGATCGCCTATCCCTACATCAAGCATCCCACGATCCTGGTGGCGTTCAACCAGGATGCCTACAATCTGTTTGCGCATCAATTGGCGCCAAACTCAATCCTGATCTACGAGCAGGACATTGTCCGTCTGGGCCATCTGCATCCCCCGACCGCGAAGACCTATGGCATTCCCGCCACCCGCATCGCCGAGGAGATCGGCCGCAAGCTGGTGCAGAACATCGTGATGGTTGGCGCCTTCGCCGGCATTGTTGACCTGATGTCCTTCGACGCGGTCGAGAAGGCCGTGCGCGACTCGATCCCCCGCGGCACCGAGGAACTCAATATGAAGGCGCTTCAGCGCGGCTACACTTTCGCGCGGGAGCTGGTCGACGCCGTACCCGTTCGCTGA
- a CDS encoding 2-oxoacid:ferredoxin oxidoreductase subunit beta — MESVLAGLESPVACAVEDDPHPIGEWLREERMPHIWCPGCGIGTTVNCFTRAVDDLAIPKEEIAIVSGIGCTGRVAGYLRLDTFHTTHGRAIPFATGLKLAHPRTKVVVYSGDGDLFAIGGNHFIHAARRNVDLTVLCVNNFNYGMTGGQMAPTTPEEGIVSTAPYGSVEKPFNLPYLAQSCGAVFVARWTVYHVKQLANAIKTALTKPGFTFVEMIAPCPTLFGRRNKQGDGLAMLEAYRERSVIKNGADTREVDLHMEGPIVCGNFVNIERPSYLTTQVDRMEKVLGERYVMPDTWRGVVR, encoded by the coding sequence ATGGAATCCGTGCTGGCCGGGTTGGAGTCGCCCGTCGCTTGCGCGGTCGAAGACGATCCGCACCCGATCGGCGAATGGCTGCGTGAAGAACGCATGCCGCACATCTGGTGCCCCGGCTGCGGCATCGGCACCACGGTCAACTGCTTCACCCGCGCGGTCGATGACCTGGCGATCCCGAAGGAGGAGATCGCGATCGTTTCGGGAATCGGCTGCACCGGACGGGTGGCGGGCTATCTGCGGCTGGACACCTTCCACACCACCCACGGCCGCGCGATTCCCTTCGCCACCGGACTGAAACTGGCGCACCCGAGAACCAAAGTGGTGGTCTACTCCGGCGACGGCGACCTGTTTGCCATTGGCGGCAACCACTTCATTCACGCGGCGCGTCGGAATGTCGATCTGACGGTCCTCTGCGTCAACAATTTCAACTACGGCATGACCGGCGGCCAGATGGCGCCGACCACACCGGAAGAGGGCATCGTCTCCACCGCGCCCTATGGATCGGTCGAAAAGCCGTTCAATCTGCCCTATCTGGCGCAGTCGTGCGGCGCGGTCTTTGTGGCGCGCTGGACTGTCTACCATGTCAAGCAACTGGCCAACGCGATCAAAACGGCGCTGACCAAGCCGGGCTTCACCTTTGTTGAGATGATCGCCCCCTGTCCCACGTTGTTCGGGCGGCGCAACAAACAGGGCGATGGTCTGGCGATGCTGGAGGCCTACCGCGAACGCAGCGTGATCAAAAACGGCGCCGACACGCGCGAGGTCGATCTGCACATGGAGGGACCGATCGTGTGCGGCAACTTCGTCAACATTGAGCGGCCGTCGTATCTGACGACGCAAGTGGATCGGATGGAGAAAGTCCTGGGCGAGCGGTACGTGATGCCCGATACCTGGCGCGGGGTGGTGCGATGA
- a CDS encoding 2-oxoacid:acceptor oxidoreductase subunit alpha — MKANPRSVLEGMHFLDGDHAAAEGALAAGADFSAGYPITPSTEVVERLAQRFPRTGGTFIQMEDELAASIAIQGAVWGGAKAITVTSGPGFSLMMEHLGYGIMTETPFVLVDVQRGGPSTGLPTLPAQSDMMQARWGSHGDYEIIALAPSSPQECFDLTIRAFNLSEKYRTPVLLMMDECVGHMLERVVIPPADQIELEPRRMTSKKPGEEFWAYELDESSNGSLVPPMTKVGLGHFPHVTGLTHDERGYPAMNAAAQTKLVERLIAKIRDHRDEIIELEEDGVEDADIIVVSYGITARVCHPAIARARREGRRVGLLRLITVWPFAGKRIAELAARVKGFVVPEMNMGQMVREVERAVAGRAPVRLVPNAGGEVHDPEVIYRAIIEVAK; from the coding sequence ATGAAAGCCAATCCACGCAGCGTGCTGGAAGGCATGCATTTTCTTGACGGAGACCATGCGGCGGCCGAAGGCGCGCTGGCCGCGGGCGCCGATTTCTCCGCCGGCTATCCGATCACGCCGTCGACCGAAGTGGTCGAACGGCTGGCGCAGCGCTTCCCGCGCACCGGCGGCACATTCATCCAAATGGAGGATGAACTGGCCGCATCGATCGCGATTCAGGGCGCGGTCTGGGGCGGCGCCAAGGCGATCACCGTGACCTCCGGTCCCGGCTTTTCGCTCATGATGGAGCATCTCGGTTACGGCATTATGACCGAGACGCCGTTTGTGCTGGTCGATGTCCAGCGCGGCGGACCTTCGACCGGGCTGCCGACTTTGCCGGCGCAGTCGGACATGATGCAGGCGCGCTGGGGCAGCCACGGCGACTACGAGATCATCGCGCTGGCCCCCTCCTCACCGCAGGAATGCTTCGATCTGACCATCCGCGCCTTCAATCTCTCGGAGAAATACCGCACGCCGGTGCTGTTGATGATGGATGAGTGCGTCGGGCATATGCTCGAGCGCGTGGTCATCCCGCCGGCCGATCAGATCGAACTCGAGCCACGGCGCATGACGAGCAAGAAGCCGGGCGAGGAATTCTGGGCGTATGAGTTGGACGAGTCCAGCAACGGTTCGCTGGTGCCACCGATGACCAAAGTCGGGTTGGGGCACTTCCCGCATGTGACCGGACTCACCCACGACGAGCGCGGCTATCCGGCGATGAACGCCGCCGCGCAGACCAAACTGGTCGAGCGGCTGATCGCCAAGATCCGCGACCACCGCGATGAGATCATCGAGTTGGAAGAGGATGGCGTCGAAGACGCCGACATCATCGTCGTCTCCTATGGCATCACCGCGCGCGTCTGCCATCCGGCGATCGCTCGGGCGCGGCGCGAGGGACGCAGGGTCGGTCTTCTGCGTCTGATCACCGTCTGGCCCTTCGCCGGCAAGCGCATCGCCGAACTGGCGGCGCGGGTGAAGGGGTTTGTCGTGCCGGAAATGAACATGGGGCAGATGGTGCGTGAGGTGGAGCGGGCGGTGGCGGGCCGGGCGCCGGTCCGGCTGGTGCCCAACGCCGGCGGCGAAGTCCACGATCCCGAAGTCATCTACCGCGCGATCATCGAGGTGGCGAAATGA
- a CDS encoding 4Fe-4S binding protein has translation MAVDAKPRATGPKGKVVINIERCKGCGFCAEYCPTGVLEMGTAFNRKGYHPPVAAHPEKCSGCDLCGMYCPDFAIYGVKLVKK, from the coding sequence ATGGCAGTCGATGCCAAGCCGAGAGCAACAGGTCCCAAAGGGAAAGTGGTCATCAACATCGAGCGCTGCAAGGGGTGCGGATTCTGCGCCGAATACTGCCCGACCGGCGTGCTCGAAATGGGCACTGCGTTCAACCGCAAGGGGTACCACCCACCGGTGGCCGCGCATCCGGAGAAGTGCTCCGGCTGCGACCTTTGCGGCATGTACTGTCCCGACTTCGCCATTTATGGCGTCAAGTTGGTCAAGAAGTAG
- a CDS encoding CPXCG motif-containing cysteine-rich protein codes for METTYFCAYCGEENDLAVDPTAGTRQEYVEDCQVCCHPNRLLITFGGEDDDVVVQADRESD; via the coding sequence ATGGAGACCACCTACTTCTGTGCCTACTGCGGCGAGGAAAATGATCTTGCTGTTGATCCGACAGCGGGAACACGTCAGGAATACGTCGAAGACTGCCAGGTCTGCTGCCACCCCAACCGGTTGCTCATCACGTTCGGCGGCGAAGATGATGATGTTGTCGTTCAAGCCGATAGGGAATCTGACTGA